The DNA window TATaggctaaaaaaacatttgtggtaACACAAGGTGTGTAGtgtagcatttaaatatcagacAGACATAATCACATTTTCTTATAATTAGTTGGTCTAGACTTTAAGGCTAAAACATTCTCCCCATATGCCAGGCTTTTATTTAGGTTTGCTGCTGCACTGAGTCAGCGTCTTGTGGAGTTCTTCAAATATTCTCAACATAGAAACTGGAGTATCTCCAATGCACTCGACTTTCATGTAATACACGAGAAATATGGTGCTCATCTAATCCAGCTGTAGGAAAACAGGTGTACAGTGCTTTGAGGTGAAAGGAGTTAGAGCGTTcctagaaataaataatatcaaacacaagacagagagagaagcacTCACAGGAAGCATGAATGCGGATTCGCAGCGGCAGGCCACTACACATACCTCTGGAGAGCTGGCATTTCTGTACAAGAGGAAGATATCAAAGGCATTTTAAGTGCTCAGATAAGAAACGGGAAGATAGGAGAAAAGTCAAGTGTAAAATTATTCTCACAGGACAGCAGTCTACAAGCCTGGTTATTGTGTCggaatttaaaagtaaataaagtaagtGGTGCAGTAAAAACTCCCTAATTCTGTGTCAGGAAATATAGTGTTGTTCTCCTACATctgtaaaatacaactatacTGCAATCACAGCCAGAATCCCACAAGCAATTGCTCACCACTCAACTAATAATAATGCAGTCTTATAATTAGTGTCTCAGTTGTCCAGGCCATTTGGTTTTAACCAGGAAAGTCATGACCTCAGATGCCCAGAATGTCCAGTTCTCACAGGGGACAAATCTGTCTGCCTCCAGACATTTACGTCCCCTCCCATTTAGCATACTACAAACCTGTTGACTGACAACTGCATGCCCACCCAACCTGTGGTGCGCTCTCACACAAGAAGCAGGAGCCTTAGTTTGAAGGCTCATGGGAAATGTGGTTCTTTTGTGACCATGGGTAAATGTTGGCAAAAGACTCTTAACCTCAAAGAACAGGTATTATtctcacaaacatacaaacattgtcagtttttacacaagtcttcagtcaaaacaaaatgcagatcacatgaatgaaatatttgtatttgcttgTCTACAATCCCAAATGTCCCAaggttgggacgatgtgtaaaatgtaattaaaaacagaatgcaatgatgcgcaaatctcatcaactcatattttatttacaatagaacataaacaacatatcagatgttaaaactgatatattttaccatttcatggaaaatattggctcattttgaatttaatgaaagcaacacatctcaaaaaagttgaaagaggtTGAtaagacaagaatgggacaacattcatttatttggcatgtgttttagcCTTTTCTTTTCCAACCCAATGTGCTACCAccgagccaccaggccccctgaaTGATATCATACaaattcattatattttaattgGTCTTCTTATTTTCAGCGAACCTTCATAAAAGTAAACACATTATGAAGTGTTTGTTCCATTTCAGctgattaaatgtattttgtaataatgATTTCTGCCTTGGGCATTGTACAGACAACAAGTAGCCAGCAGATGGAGCTACTAAATAATGTTCCAgatcacacacattttctgccAGTGTGGAgtgtttcagaaaaataaaaaaggcaaaaatgctCATAACTGATCTGTGCAGAAAGACTTTCCACTTACCACTGGGGGTCAGTTAGGCTTTACAGTcacaacattttcaacatttatatGATACTTGTGGTTTTATGCAATACCATTAACAGTCTGCATGATAGTCACAGGTAGGTTCTTTGAGTAATCTGTCTATAATTTTGCTTGCAAGATGAGTTTTGGATGCAATGAATGTATACAATAACAGAAGACAATTTTGTGATAATTTGGATCAAATTAATGGagagaaattttaatttttcaacaaataaaaacctttaattGTGGCTGTGATACAAACAACCTATATTACACaacaggaaaaagagaaaagcctTTTGTAATAAACTAGgaattaaactgttttgttcTTATGGTGTTAAAAACCAGAAGATGACAATATCATGTCTGGAGAACACCATGTGTCATGGCATCTGTACAGACTACAGAGGTAGCGAAGGTAAAtgagagtgtatgtgtgtgtgtgtgtgtgtgtgtgtgtgtgtgtgtgtgtgtgtgtgtgtgtgtgtgtgtgtgtgtgtgtgtgtgtgtgtgtgtgtgtgtgtgtgtgtgtgtgtgtgtgtgtgtgtgtgtgtgtttttgagtgaaaCATGAAACTGATTCTCCCGCCCAGACTGAAGACAGTTTTGAACGTGGGCCAGTAGCCACATAACAGTAAATCAACTGGGACCAATAGTGTCAGAACAGATGAGTGCTGCACATCATCGATAGGGTGGTGCTGGACCAGATGGTAGTAACATCACAGGAGCCCATGGAAATAGATACTCAACACAGCTCATCAAGCTACCGCACAAGTGCTCACATGAAGCTCAGGAATTGTGTGATTTTATCCTAAAAAAATACTGCTgataaattttacatttgacGTTTAATTTTTCACTGTCAAAATCAATTTACCAAGAATTTCAGAAATGACATTGGTTTGCTGTATTTGCTGCAGAACATTTGCATATGAAGTTTTCATTTAGTTGCTTTCAGAGTCTGTATTGTTGCAcagcagtgcacacacacacattagtcgAGGGGAAAACTCCGTCCTCTGTCTGTTGTTATGCTATATGTGTCACTTATATAACCTGTACCTCTTTGCTGATGACACAAGCTTAGAGTTACCACACATTCACATGCCTAGCATGTCACACTTCAGATGCAAACAGGAAAGATCCTGGCACTCTGGCAGTAATGAGAGGATCATTAGCTctggttttgtttgctttagtcCTCCATGAATGTTTTCATATGGGTTTAAGTGACTGTGCTGTAAACCTTGCAATTTTCAAGGGAAACCCAACATAAATCATGGTCAGCagttatatatacacacatacactctttaattacttgtttgtttgaattgttGATAGTGAACTCAAATTTATATGTTAGtttacaagttatttttaaagtgaTGATGTGTACTGATCGACTGACCTTTACAGGGTATACCCCACCTTTGGCCCAGTGACAACTGGTACTGGCTCTAGCCCATAAGTAAGTAAGTGTGTTGCAAGTGTTTATGAGCTTAGGCAACCTCTGTCTACTGTGTAATAATATTCATCAATTCCCCCATTAGTAATTTACAATaggaaaatattacatataaagTTTGACCCCATGATTGAGATTAAAGTTTCAGATTAGTTCACTGTAAATGAAACAGCATAAGTAAAACATTAATTGGAAAGATAGAAGATGTACAATTTGATTAATTACAGTGTTCAAGTACAGTCTCTTCTattataaaatcattttttactaCTTAAAACAGCTGCTAGCAGACTGTGTAAATGGTTTTGTGGCTGTACACTCATCCTACATTTACAGCCTTACAGCCATTACAGCTTAACTTCAAAAGATAATTTGAGTTTCATCATTTGATCATAAAGTACAAATGACTGTGGGATTGAATTAGTAATAATTTTTTCcagaaattacattaaaagtAGGTCCTTGCAGGGCATTGCTGACTGTCTGCAGTAAGTAAGCCCCttgtcataataaaaaaaacattcattacaATTAAGTCACTTTTGATCGACTTATTGAAGAGTGCAGCGTTAAATCGTTACTGTTGTCTGAGCCAGACACAACCCTCATGTgcagtactgtatgtaatgAACTGACAGCAGTTAAAGCGTAGGAAATACTGGCCTGGATCATGTGTGCAGTTAATCATCTTGGCTCCCCTTGGCACTTAGTAAATGAGGTTACGTGATGCACTGGGCCTCCAgaagtgtgtatgttttgtgtttgttggtgtgcACCATTTTAGTTCCTGTAAAGCTCATGCTTTAGGTGTGAAGGCAGCAGGAGTTGAGGCCCACCTGTCAAAGCAGGAAAGTGATCTTCAGGCTGCAGCCTCTCATATATCACATAAACCCCTTTAAGTGGGGAGTGATTCTCAATCCTTCTTCTTAACGCAGCTAAATCTAGAGACGATCGATGCTGTGAAAACTTGGCACTGTATGCTGCCTCATAGCAACACACAAAGGCTTTCAACCACTATTGGAAAAATGAGCAGCAGTTAATTGATTTGTAGTTCATTTTaaagctgtagctcagtcggtaaaggcagttgtccacggaccacagggtcagttgcTCAGTCCCCGTTCCCGGctgtatgtcgaagtgtctctggacaagacactgagcccaTTCCCATCCAAAGCTTTGCAGTgatggtccaagcccggtagaaactggggagggttgcgtcaggaagggcattcgttgtaaaaactgagccaaatcaacatgcagacaatgatggtgaccctgaactcacgggataagccaaaaggccaaaaaaataaaaaattacaattatgtGAAAATCTACATGatattgttagtgttttggtaAAAGTGTGTTTAACCTGTAAACTCTAAAAAAATATGGAGAGTGAATTGTTTAAAACACAGACTTTATATCAGATTTCATACAGTCACATGacacattaataaatattattatcaGTACATAAATACTCAATATGCTGTTGCCCAGTAGAttgatacatacagtatatataaacacaatactatattagaaaaaaaaattcaattctaagaataataaattatttgactTCCACGAGAAGAACAACAGTGATGCATTTCTAATTAACTGTGAACGAtatgaattttaaatacaaatcacaGGAATATGTGAATACCCACTCAAGCATCAACACACATggttcattttagtttcattcTACTTTACTCAGTATTCTGCATGAGGACTGCACTCCAATCCAGAAACCTGGAAAAATCTTCTTCCCAATAGCTGTCTCAACTTTATGCAACAGCCTAACCTCCCTCTCTGTTCCCTCACCAGTAACAGCATAAAAATTTATAACTCCTGCAGGCTGGTCGACATAAACTCCAATTGTAGAGGCATATGGGATGTCATTTATGTCACTGTCTAAACTATTATACCAGATTTGGTAACAATTTCCTGACCAACATAGACCCCAGGACTCCTCGTTATCTCCGATGCCGCTTGGGCCTGAATGTGCCCTCCTTCCTGTTCCTTCATAGGTGACTCCAACTACCACCCAGCCGGAgtactccacctcccagtaggCCCTCATGTTCCAAATCGCCTCTTTGCACAACacctttgaagaaaaaaaaagaagtaaagaaaagagtaaactgtttttttcctttatcagATATTCTGTATCTAAATTACTATAATTTTCTGGCTTACCTGTGGAGAGTACTCATATCTTTCTGGTCTATCCAGAACAGGGCAAACCTCCTTAGTTCTACGAAGCACCTCAGAGCCATTGTCAGAAATCCACAACATCTTATTGGCTGTCTTGTCATCTAAAGACAAATTTATCCAGTCTATGGGAGGAAATCAATGGTAAATTTGATTtgtataaaaactgtaaattgaaaaaaacataGCTCAACAAAAAATCCTTTGAGATCAAATCTTTTCATACACTTTAGGAGCTCGGCTCTGCTCGTTGGCTCTGGGATATCTGGCGTATAAGTGGAAACGTTTTCTTAAAGGAGAGAAAATaggtttaaatacaaacaaatgtgcCTGACATAAAGAGTACGGATGGGCtaagacatgaaaacacacagagtgcaTTACCTGCATTACTCTCTTCATTCTTGTTGGGTTTAATCGTATTCCCTAGAAATGTAAAGGCCAATGGTTAAGCTGCAAGGAGGTGAAGAGTTGTTTgctttttcacacaaacactttacaATAATCTCTAACAGTCCTGATGGTAAACACACTTGACAAGGAAAtgtatcaaataaataaatatatatttatatatatttttcttttacatcatgAGACTATTAATTTGACCAAACCTTTGTGTCCAAAAGCTATGACACAGTGACATGTCTAATGACAGGAGAATTACAGCAAATTCAGTTTCTGTGTCatgtattatatttattgtaaactGCAAACTTGATTACATATATTGACAAATTGTCACTGTCCTATtttgaaaatactgaaaataaaacctaattaTGACAATCCATTGAAATGACACATCAAGGTAGTGtgcattttctttgctttatttctaaaagtctactatttaaaaagaattgtGTAATATTCTCTCACTGATTCCATATCATTCTTGCTGACATTATTATAAAGCAAATGAGCAGAATTCATTAATTCAATTATAAGCTTAAATTAATGCCTTTGACAACTGTCACCAACTGAGATATACAAATGAGaatatactaaaataaaatgtactaacAGCCTACAAAATGTTGTATACAAAGCAAATTCAATATGTTCAGTTTCAATATGACGTCTTACATTAGATTTtgcaaaaaaagcttttacctGATTTATTGGTCTCTGACAGGATTCTTGTAGAATTGGGCCTGGATGGCATCTTGTGGTAATAATCCACGCTCAGAATTGTTTAATTCAGCCAAACTAAAGATGCAGTGGGTTCGTCTTCCGCTTGACTTTTATAGCCTATGCCAAGTCAAGGCTGGGGGTGGGGTGAGGGGGCAGCTTTGGAGTGTCTGGAAGAGGTGTTGGGGTTCTCAGCAGGGGTTATGGAGGTATGCCCTTGACTCTGATATATTGCTTAGAGCAAGGCTACCACAGGCATTTGAAACCCCCTGACACTTTAGGAGTCTGTTCAAAAATGCAAGAAGACTGTGGCTAACATAGCTGGGAATAGGATTCCAAAACCGGTCTCATACGTATACACCATGAAGCACAATCATAAACACCTCAATCAGTGTGAACAAAGAAGCTGATAAACCATGTGTCAGATAATGATATCGTCTACATCCATCTATTTTTAATTCTTACATCAACTAAGATTATGTTGCGCTTGGTAAAAGATAGTTTCCAATTCTTTATACAAAGGCATCAATTTTTATTTTCGACTTTATTTTCAACACTTATTTGCAACATCTGTCACGTCTGCTCGGGCTGCACAAAGAAATCACAATAAATTGAATGCAAACGTTGTTGGTGCCTGCATGAAGAGCCACATGCAAATAACAGGTGCGTATGTGAGAGGAGTTTGTGAGCAacaggtggatttaatgttatTTGTCAATTACATTATTATGTCCACCATATGCAAGAGCCTGCTAGTAACATAACCACAACCATCATTTACGTTTATAGTACAGTAGCTCAACTGAATACATATGAGTAGATATCCAGCATCGCCTTTTACATTCTTTTGTTATCatatgtcattttttaaaatggtcaaaaaaacaacacaaagtgccACTTACTCagtactttattatttatttaaacctttatatatttaacatacTGCAAACATAAATACAGAACTAAGTAACATTACACATTCttagaaaacaataataatgggggaataaaaatataaacatatcaGTATAAACCTTGAGTGGTCCTGTAGTTTTAGGAAAGTCCAAAACAGTGGAGATTCAAAGGTGAATACCAGCTGAAATCCTACTTAACTGCTCTTTGTTCCctaaactaaaatgtattaaatcatttattgtACATCTGCCTCAGAGACACTGTTTGCAGTGAACACATCTAATGTGCATATGATTTATCCAAAATTGTGCTTGTTTAATAAATATTCCAGTGACATGGAAGACACTCCTAACATGACCGTGTTGGTGTTGTCCAGTCATTTTGCTCCTATAGCTGCCACATACTGTAGGCAGCTTTATTATAGCAGGATGATAATAGAGTCACTCGTCTCGTGTCCAGAGATCAATTCATGATCCCGGATTgtcaataaaaatgatttattccTCCTTATTTAGGATTAAACAATGAGACTGTGTCCCCACCCAGAAACCTGGCAGCATGTTCCCATTAAATGAGCTCCTAATCTGCTGCAAAATTTGAACCTGCTTTCCCTCTgcatcctcctcttccccctTCACCTCATGCACAGCATAGAAATTAAGAATACCTGCAGGCTGATCAAGGTATACACCGATAACAGAGCACTCAGGAATCTCCACAATTTCTGTACTCTGGCCATTGTGCCAGGCATGATAGCTGGAGCCACTCCAGCCAATACCCCAAGACTCCTCGTTCTCTCCCAGGCCACATGGTCCATCACTGATCCTCCTTCCTGCTTGTGCGTAGGCGACCCCAACCACAACCCATCCTGAaaactccacctcccagtagcCCCGGAAGCCCAGGATCCCTTCTTTGCAAAGAACCTTGTGGAACGATAGAGTAGTTAGGGGATAGCATAACCTGTGGTTTACTGTAGCTGCCACAGAGATGAGTTAAAGTAGTCTCGCTTTCTCCTGCTTGCAATGCCAAACCAGTTGGCAcaacttttaaataaactgcCCTCCATAAtactgttgtctgtgttttacaatGACATTAAACACCTCCAGTTAGAGCACGGCGATGACAATTTTATGGCACTTTGGTGTCATATATCTAAAATAGCGTAAACgaaaagaaaaactctttaaataatgtaatttcaGATCAAAATAATGTCAATATGTCTTCATCCTGTACCTGTGGAGCATACTCAAATCTCTCTGGTCTATCCAAGACAGGACAAGTGATGTCGTCAGTCATACGAGACACTTTTACACCGCCCTCTGTGATCCAAAGCATCTTATTGGCTGTCTTGTCATCCAAGGAAAGGTTGACCCAGTCTGGAATAAAATAAGGCAGCAATCCTTTTGTAATAGTAAGAAAAAACATACTTGGACCcctatgtgtatatatatatatatatatatatatatatatatatatatatatatatatatatatatatatatatatatatatacatatatatttcgACCTAATTGCCATAGGTTTAAAAGAATGACCAAGGAGATGACCAAGGAGATGTTCTTACGCTTGATGAGATCAGCTCTGCATTTAGGTTCGGGGATGTTTGGCTCATAGGCCGGTATTTGCTCTGAGGAGAGAAGTTAAACATCGAGTCAGAAAAGCAATAATGaattagaatttatttttaaatcacaagCTCATCAACCGTGTGGTAAGACAACTGTTCCTACCTGGTGGTGCgctttcattttttactttttttgctgcaagttaaaacaaaactgtgttaaAGTAATGAAGTCCACAAACTGCGCTGTTATAAATACCTAAGGCTCTAAGGTATGTGTCAGGTGCATCTCAGCAGTTGATGAAGTGAGCCTCTGCAAAATGGTGTATACTTAGAAAACCATCTGGCTCTGTCAGATCATCACACAGCAACTGCATGCTTTCTGGAGCCAGTGGTTGATTCATGCCAGGCGGCTGGAATTACCAAGACACCTCACATACTGTAGGCTCAGTCACACTAGAGTGCAGCATAAGGCTCAAAGCAGTTCAGCAGACGAGGAACATGATGTGCAAGTGCAAGTCAGACAAGTTGGAGAGCTAACTGTTGTTTACTAAGGCTATTTGTTGTGCTGCCACAAAGTGTATGTGAAGACATGAAACTTGTTGGCTGTCCTTAAAATCAGCAACATAGGGGAGTGACTTATGAGCttataaaaatacaagtttaCAATAATTAAGTCCGCCagcatttaaattaagtttgaTCACAGGCTGCAGTATTGTGTCATAGCTTTCCTTGAACAATAATTGATAAATTAAAGTTACATAACAGGCTTAGTCCTAATGCCCATTTTGTAACAAATGCTGTGGTATCATGTGCAAGCATGCCGTCTTCGGTTTTTCATTGAGGACAGAGCTCAGGAAGAGGAGACACCTAATCCCAACGCATTAGGATGTCAACACGGTCTCAcatgataaatgtgttttatttataacaaCAAGCAATGTCACCtccaaaatacatttctttcaaaCATCGGAATAAGCTCAGAACAGTTATGAAGTTTACTTTGGTAAACAGAACAAATAGTGAAATGCATGgactttacaataaaatatccCACTTTGTTGTCTCTGATACTGTAAATCTGACACAGAGTTCAAAGACTACATGTAAATTCACTTGTGATCATTATCCACATTTTTCTAACTTGACAGTTGTTTTTACACCATGTACCATATGTGTCACAtctaaatgagctgatatttatACCTCTGTTGACTGAATGTTAATCCACCCGTTAAATGGTGTTAAAAAGCAGTGCCTTGTCTGGCCCAATTACACCATATGGGTATCAGCAGGAGAATAGCAGGTGTTTGCTTGCAAATTGGCACCATTCAAAATATTTAGGACCCTATCTTCATGTAGTGACCAGCGCAAACAGATTTCCccgatttgtttcattttctttttctgtttgtgtggtgtttttgtGCCAAGTGTTGAATACAAAGTGCCTGGGTAGGAGCCACAAACAGGTGGTGGATTCATTCAAATCAGATTTTGGTAGTCTTAGACAAAGGTCTGTTTCTGGTGCAACATCTGCAGCCCCTTAGAGATTTTAGTCTGCGTTATTCTTACAATATCAGATGTCCACTTAGTGCTGCAGCATTTTCACTAATTCATTAAAATCCTGCAGCAGAATACATGTTGATAAAACTGCATCCTCTGATTTGAGAAAGTACTGCATCTCAGCAAAGTGCATATTACACATGACTGTCCTCTTTGTTTACCTCTATTAAGTCAAGTGGACATGAGACTAGCTTACCGCAAAGTGACTACATGTAATACAACAATCATGACACTGCTTTACGACTCAGCAGAATTCATTGACATTTATTAATCACTCTACCCTGCAATTTACATTTCACTTCAGGTACCTCTTTTAATTTTGTGCTGCGGCACCCATGAGAGTCTAAACAGCAAATGCACTTTGAGACTCCTACACGGTCGATGCAGCAATTACCTGCTGCTTTGTAATTAAGGCGTTGATAAAAAATCAACGCCTAAATGCAGCCTCAGATCCAATTTAATCTGTCCAGAGCTGTTAGTGGTGGCTCAATCAGATTAAATTAAGTCCTCACTGCATctgttttaattataatataacAACATGTTTATGGAGAGCAGACGTGGTAACTAAACtaatacatttactcaagtactgcatttcagaataaatgtgAGCTTCTGGCACTCAAGTAAAGGTTTGTGTAGTCGAAATTTAGggttattttactttactagtCTATGACAATTCAAAGGAAAACATTCTAATTTTCACTGCATTATTATTAGTATagtactgcatttattttatagctTTAGTCACTTTGCAGATGCTCAATTGGAATAAAAAAGATTATCACCTGATAaacaatataatattataaactaACTGCTAGAGTCCCATAAAAAACAACCAATATTCTGAAAAtctataaaagtaaaagtatgttGTAAGACTGTAGATTCTGCAAGTTATGTTATACAGGTGCATATGTAATAGTTTACATAATAGCTCTCTAACCTCCTTATTGGCCTTTTCTCCAGTCTGTAAGTTATTCAGCTGTGCGTTCCAACTCACCAGGACAAATACATTTGTCTGTGAAAATCTTGGTCATAATCCTATTTCTGCTCATAATTTTGAGCCGAATGCTGCCCATTTTCAAGATTGGCATTTTGCTCTGCAGTGTGTAAGCATGTTAAAACACACTTCTAGATTACTATGCTGcgatattatttaaatgttcaattTGACAGACACTCACACCTTGAAAGTTTCAAAATGTGTAACTAAAGTTGTTCAATTATTTGAGATTcaggaaaaactaaataaaataaaatgagtttCTAAATGGTgtgaaagcagaaaataaagttTACCTTTATCTGACTTCCGAGTGTCAGAAATGATTCTTGTTTCAGCAGGCATCTTGATACCAGCTTGATTTTGAATTAACTGTTAAAGGTGTTGCAGTCTCAGTCTGATGTCACAGGTCTCTCTGAGTATGATGAGCAGGCTCATAAAGCCACTCTTATATACCTTTAACACAGGACAGAGATAAAGGAACGAGCCAGTGGCATGGACATAAGCATGAGATAAAACTTGCCAATAGGAAAGGAGAAAGCAGCAGGCTGGTAATCGGAGCTGCATATGTATATTTTACCTTAAAAAGGTTAGATGGCTGCTCAGATGTCTGTAGGACACCCCCTATTTTCAAACAAACCCCACCTCCTCTTTCTACATTTCTTCACATTGCACAGTGACAACACTGATGTATTGATGGCGGATTGGATGATGGGCCTATGTGgacatacatatacacaaaaaattCTGAGTATGCAGCTGCAAAGATTTAAGTTGGCATGGGAGAGTTTCTTGTCATAGACATCAAGCAGTGTGAGGTCCAACAGGTGCAAATgtataagcaaaaaaaatattattattatataaccTTTTCACAACGtatgaatgtaaaatgtctacatatatagatatttctatataatttacattaatat is part of the Channa argus isolate prfri chromosome 20, Channa argus male v1.0, whole genome shotgun sequence genome and encodes:
- the LOC137105816 gene encoding tripartite motif-containing protein 16-like protein; this translates as MPSRPNSTRILSETNKSGNTIKPNKNEESNAENVSTYTPDIPEPTSRAELLKYWINLSLDDKTANKMLWISDNGSEVLRRTKEVCPVLDRPERYEYSPQVLCKEAIWNMRAYWEVEYSGWVVVGVTYEGTGRRAHSGPSGIGDNEESWGLCWSGNCYQIWYNSLDSDINDIPYASTIGVYVDQPAGVINFYAVTGEGTEREVRLLHKVETAIGKKIFPGFWIGVQSSCRILSKVE
- the LOC137105225 gene encoding stonustoxin subunit beta-like isoform X1, translating into MPAETRIISDTRKSDKAKKVKNESAPPEQIPAYEPNIPEPKCRADLIKHWVNLSLDDKTANKMLWITEGGVKVSRMTDDITCPVLDRPERFEYAPQVLCKEGILGFRGYWEVEFSGWVVVGVAYAQAGRRISDGPCGLGENEESWGIGWSGSSYHAWHNGQSTEIVEIPECSVIGVYLDQPAGILNFYAVHEVKGEEEDAEGKQVQILQQIRSSFNGNMLPGFWVGTQSHCLILNKEE
- the LOC137105225 gene encoding stonustoxin subunit beta-like isoform X2, whose amino-acid sequence is MPAETRIISDTRKSDKEQIPAYEPNIPEPKCRADLIKHWVNLSLDDKTANKMLWITEGGVKVSRMTDDITCPVLDRPERFEYAPQVLCKEGILGFRGYWEVEFSGWVVVGVAYAQAGRRISDGPCGLGENEESWGIGWSGSSYHAWHNGQSTEIVEIPECSVIGVYLDQPAGILNFYAVHEVKGEEEDAEGKQVQILQQIRSSFNGNMLPGFWVGTQSHCLILNKEE